A stretch of the Terriglobales bacterium genome encodes the following:
- a CDS encoding SurA N-terminal domain-containing protein, producing MKRIAQLAGLVLMLGALCFAQGEVLDRVIAVVNDTPIFQSDWEVALRCEAMLNSREPESFTPEEQRDVFNRMVDQELIRQQIRGFLMTPVSDGDVLAKMKEVRSQFPGAESDKRWRAMLEQHGITESEFRARIRNQVEILRFLELRLRPLVRVDFRTVSNYYREQYLPEVRKQGGKEQPLNEVSGKIREILTQQRMDEQVAVWLQTLRESAVIEFSPPAADTQDQQGNESK from the coding sequence ATGAAGCGAATCGCACAGCTCGCAGGCTTGGTACTGATGCTCGGCGCACTTTGTTTCGCGCAGGGCGAAGTCCTGGACCGCGTGATTGCCGTCGTCAACGATACCCCGATCTTCCAGAGCGATTGGGAGGTGGCGCTCCGTTGCGAGGCGATGTTGAATTCGCGCGAACCGGAAAGCTTTACGCCCGAGGAACAACGAGATGTCTTCAACCGCATGGTCGACCAGGAACTGATTCGGCAGCAGATCCGCGGTTTCCTCATGACGCCGGTCTCCGACGGTGACGTGCTCGCAAAGATGAAGGAAGTTCGTTCGCAATTCCCTGGTGCGGAAAGCGACAAAAGGTGGAGAGCAATGCTGGAGCAGCACGGGATCACCGAAAGTGAATTCAGGGCGCGGATTCGAAACCAGGTTGAGATCCTGCGCTTTCTCGAACTCAGGCTGCGCCCGCTCGTGCGGGTGGACTTCCGCACGGTGTCAAACTACTACCGCGAGCAATACCTCCCGGAAGTCCGCAAACAGGGCGGGAAGGAACAGCCGCTGAATGAGGTCTCCGGCAAAATTCGGGAGATCCTGACGCAGCAGAGAATGGACGAACAGGTTGCGGTATGGCTCCAGACGCTGCGTGAAAGTGCTGTGATCGAATTTTCTCCGCCGGCTGCCGACACTCAGGATCAGCAGGGAAACGAAAGCAAGTAG
- a CDS encoding translocation/assembly module TamB domain-containing protein: MEETPKTNRRRRIVVQATIGLTLIVLVVLAGWYSNSSQFQQFVRGKLVSHLEDITGGRVEMQSFQWNLSKLEFDIRNVTIHGTEAAGEIPYAHADRLLIRAKILSFFSREIGLRELYIEHPVIHIIVYPDGRTNQPTPKAVQKSGKGAVQQIFELAINHAQVADGFLIVNERRMPLDFDASQVKATMDYVPTGKRYDGKIGIVALNAKYAKFLPASATAELNFRLHPDRVEMNNLYLVSGNSKLNARGTLTNFRKPSIDVTYTANLNAGEISRIINMREIRVGSVDVNGTAHYETAAFTAKGKAVGHGLEYRTAELRLKNVDAAGEFSLDPRTFNLSHLVARVMGGIVKGDIAVANWSRAPQSTDKTAILPTGSANLKFDNMPARLFAEAVSTNNLDLVSLNPVGMGRGSLNVRWKGSLKRAVADIDVAVVPPANVAEGQLPVTGELRGTYETAPRTLQVSSLNVSTPDARLNARGTIGSRERLQLALEVTELSRMRPMFTVLRRQGTAMSDLTGQLKFDGSVSGSLRSPAVKGHAQVSNFTFPLAALMPAKVQAVPQRIHIDSGSADLAYSQQSLLIQNGKITHQKAEASFDLQAGLFQGEFLAASPLQARVSIKDADFAELQAIAGYNYPVQGTLATNLNISGTKGNLQGGGHVQLTNATLYGEPVRSASADIRLVGQEVRVENLQMVQNGSRIAGSGFFNLSSTAFRFDVSGTNIDLAKIKNLGNRRGTVAGMVNFTATGSGTTSRPVISASARLQNLVINGERVGNANITAVTQGDVLRLTARSNFQNAALTTDGTVKIGDPLWPANITVRFTNFDFMPFLQPLLQGRLSAKSYVGGSFTVQGPLRQPRSLTMVAEIPTFRADLQGVELKNPEPIRASMMNQLIRIDSFKLVGPDTQMDARGSIDLKGDRRIRVRTNGRLNMKLAQSFNEDITSAGLIDFNMSLGGVVGNPTVQGEVHVINGSVNLIDFPNGLSNINGSLVFTEDRIQVQSLAAHTGGGDIQIGGSATYSPRLSFNLTATGQDIRMRYPQGVSSTGNLDLKLTGTMQNATLSGDITVTRFGLNNQFDIAQYLAKSSRPVETPSTSLLNALHLNLHVVSTPELQVQSSLGRLAGNVDLNLRGVAANPVVLGRVNLTEGQISLNAQTYRLERGDVLFTNPARTEPTIDLEATTRVRDYELTVHLAGQPTRGLRPTFRSDPPLQEADIINLLAFGRTREESQSMTAQTNSAFTESVSNAVLGQAINTAVSDRVQRLFGVSRVKISPEIGSTTNNPTAQVTIEQQVSNKVTITYITNLTQSSQQSIFVEYNINPNVSLVTGRDQYGVVSFDVRIRHRKR, from the coding sequence ATGGAAGAAACGCCAAAGACGAATCGCCGCCGCAGGATCGTGGTTCAGGCAACGATCGGGCTCACCCTGATCGTCCTCGTCGTCTTGGCCGGGTGGTATTCGAACAGCTCGCAGTTTCAGCAGTTCGTGCGTGGGAAGCTAGTTTCACATCTCGAGGACATTACTGGTGGCCGTGTGGAGATGCAGAGCTTCCAGTGGAACCTGTCGAAGCTCGAGTTCGACATCCGCAATGTAACCATTCACGGTACTGAGGCTGCGGGCGAGATCCCTTACGCTCACGCCGACCGCCTTTTGATCCGCGCCAAGATACTTTCTTTCTTCAGCCGCGAGATCGGGCTCAGAGAGCTGTACATCGAGCATCCGGTGATCCATATCATCGTTTATCCGGATGGCCGTACGAATCAGCCCACACCGAAGGCGGTGCAGAAATCAGGCAAGGGAGCGGTCCAGCAGATCTTCGAGTTGGCCATCAACCACGCGCAGGTCGCGGACGGCTTCCTTATCGTGAATGAACGAAGAATGCCGCTCGACTTCGATGCCAGCCAGGTGAAGGCAACGATGGACTATGTGCCCACCGGCAAACGATACGATGGCAAAATCGGCATCGTTGCACTGAACGCCAAATATGCGAAGTTTCTTCCGGCGAGCGCGACGGCGGAGCTCAACTTCCGTTTACATCCGGACAGGGTGGAGATGAACAATCTTTACCTTGTGTCAGGCAATTCGAAACTCAACGCAAGGGGAACGCTGACGAATTTCAGGAAGCCCTCTATAGACGTAACCTACACGGCGAATCTCAATGCCGGCGAGATCTCGCGCATCATCAACATGCGAGAGATTCGCGTGGGCTCCGTGGATGTGAACGGCACGGCGCATTACGAAACCGCGGCCTTCACGGCAAAGGGAAAGGCTGTCGGACATGGGCTGGAATATCGAACTGCAGAGCTGCGATTAAAGAACGTGGATGCGGCAGGCGAGTTCAGCCTTGATCCTCGCACGTTCAATCTGTCGCATCTCGTGGCGCGGGTAATGGGTGGCATCGTGAAGGGCGATATTGCGGTTGCGAATTGGTCGCGCGCGCCGCAATCCACAGATAAGACCGCGATACTGCCGACAGGCTCGGCAAACCTTAAGTTCGACAACATGCCGGCCCGCCTGTTTGCTGAGGCCGTGTCTACCAACAATCTTGATCTGGTTAGCCTGAACCCTGTCGGAATGGGCAGAGGCTCTCTCAACGTGAGATGGAAAGGCAGCCTCAAGCGCGCTGTTGCCGATATCGACGTTGCCGTTGTTCCACCGGCCAACGTTGCCGAGGGGCAACTTCCGGTAACGGGCGAACTACGGGGCACATATGAGACAGCCCCCCGCACTTTGCAGGTCTCATCGTTGAATGTTTCTACCCCGGACGCGCGCTTGAACGCTCGCGGCACAATTGGCAGCAGGGAACGACTTCAGCTGGCCCTGGAAGTCACCGAATTGTCGAGGATGAGACCGATGTTCACGGTGCTGCGGCGTCAGGGCACCGCCATGTCGGACCTTACCGGACAGCTGAAGTTCGATGGCAGCGTCAGCGGCTCCCTTCGTTCCCCAGCGGTCAAAGGACACGCTCAGGTTTCCAATTTCACGTTCCCGCTGGCAGCATTGATGCCAGCGAAAGTACAGGCGGTGCCGCAGAGAATCCATATCGACTCCGGCTCTGCCGATCTGGCTTATTCTCAGCAGTCATTGTTGATTCAGAATGGGAAGATTACGCACCAGAAAGCAGAGGCTTCGTTCGATCTGCAGGCCGGCCTGTTTCAGGGAGAGTTCCTTGCGGCGAGCCCTCTTCAGGCGCGTGTATCGATTAAGGATGCGGACTTTGCCGAGTTGCAAGCAATTGCTGGTTACAACTATCCAGTGCAGGGGACGCTCGCAACAAACCTGAACATTTCCGGCACGAAGGGGAACCTGCAGGGCGGCGGCCATGTGCAACTCACCAATGCAACGCTCTACGGCGAACCTGTTCGATCTGCCTCCGCTGACATTCGCCTGGTGGGTCAGGAAGTCCGCGTTGAAAATCTTCAGATGGTGCAGAACGGTTCGAGAATCGCGGGTTCCGGATTTTTCAATCTGTCCAGCACGGCGTTCCGGTTTGACGTTTCGGGCACGAACATTGACCTCGCGAAGATTAAGAACCTGGGCAATCGGCGCGGGACGGTTGCTGGAATGGTGAACTTCACTGCGACAGGCTCGGGCACCACATCGAGACCCGTCATCAGTGCCAGTGCACGACTCCAGAACCTGGTCATTAATGGCGAGCGTGTTGGTAATGCCAATATAACCGCTGTGACGCAGGGCGATGTCTTGCGTTTGACGGCACGCTCCAATTTCCAGAATGCCGCACTTACGACCGATGGCACAGTGAAGATCGGAGATCCATTGTGGCCGGCAAACATCACGGTGCGGTTCACCAATTTCGACTTCATGCCATTTCTCCAGCCGTTGTTGCAAGGACGCTTGAGCGCGAAGTCGTACGTGGGCGGATCCTTCACCGTCCAGGGCCCGCTGCGCCAACCGCGCAGTCTCACGATGGTGGCTGAAATTCCCACTTTCAGGGCCGACCTTCAGGGCGTGGAACTGAAGAACCCCGAGCCGATTCGCGCCAGCATGATGAATCAGTTGATCCGCATCGACAGCTTCAAACTGGTCGGACCGGACACCCAAATGGATGCGCGCGGCTCCATCGACCTGAAAGGCGACAGGCGTATTCGTGTGCGAACGAATGGACGGCTGAACATGAAGCTGGCTCAGTCGTTCAATGAGGACATCACCTCGGCTGGCTTAATTGACTTCAACATGAGTCTCGGCGGGGTGGTGGGCAATCCGACGGTGCAGGGCGAAGTTCACGTGATCAACGGGTCCGTGAACCTTATCGACTTCCCGAATGGCTTGAGCAACATCAATGGTTCGTTGGTATTTACGGAAGACCGCATCCAGGTCCAGTCGCTCGCAGCGCATACGGGTGGAGGTGATATCCAGATCGGCGGATCTGCAACATACAGCCCTCGTCTCTCCTTCAATCTCACCGCGACCGGTCAGGATATCCGCATGCGCTATCCGCAAGGCGTCAGTTCGACCGGCAATCTCGATCTCAAGCTGACCGGAACAATGCAGAACGCTACGCTTTCGGGCGACATCACGGTTACCCGTTTCGGCCTTAACAACCAATTCGACATCGCGCAATATTTGGCAAAGAGTAGCCGCCCAGTCGAGACCCCGAGCACATCTCTGCTGAACGCACTTCATCTGAACCTGCACGTGGTCTCCACGCCCGAGTTGCAGGTCCAAAGCTCGCTCGGCAGGCTTGCGGGAAACGTCGATTTGAACCTTCGCGGAGTAGCGGCGAATCCGGTGGTGTTAGGCCGCGTGAATTTAACGGAAGGGCAAATCTCGCTCAACGCACAAACCTACCGTCTGGAACGCGGCGACGTTCTATTCACGAATCCGGCCAGAACCGAGCCCACGATCGACCTTGAAGCTACCACGCGCGTTCGCGACTATGAACTCACCGTCCATCTGGCCGGCCAGCCTACTCGCGGCCTCCGCCCGACGTTTCGCTCTGATCCGCCGTTGCAGGAAGCCGATATTATCAATCTGCTGGCCTTCGGACGCACGCGAGAGGAATCTCAGAGCATGACCGCCCAGACCAACAGCGCCTTTACAGAGAGCGTCTCCAACGCTGTTCTGGGGCAGGCCATCAATACCGCTGTGAGCGATCGCGTGCAGAGGCTGTTCGGTGTGAGCCGGGTAAAGATTTCTCCGGAGATCGGCAGCACCACCAACAACCCAACCGCGCAGGTCACCATTGAGCAGCAGGTTTCAAACAAGGTAACCATCACCTACATCACCAACCTTACGCAGTCCTCGCAGCAGTCCATTTTTGTGGAATACAACATCAACCCGAACGTTTCTCTCGTAACCGGGCGCGACCAGTACGGGGTGGTCTCATTCGACGTGCGTATCCGCCATAGAAAACGGTAA
- a CDS encoding Rieske 2Fe-2S domain-containing protein: MPFVKLTTISELPPEGEAREFEIHGKTICIANTGLECAAMDNVCAHRGGPLGQGVVDGNKIVCPWHGWMFDVNTGASAHNPNVRVQTYPLKIEGDDVLIGLDD, encoded by the coding sequence ATGCCATTCGTAAAGCTCACAACCATTTCGGAGTTGCCACCCGAAGGAGAAGCTCGTGAGTTCGAAATCCACGGCAAAACGATTTGCATCGCCAACACGGGCTTGGAATGCGCTGCCATGGACAACGTCTGCGCCCATCGCGGAGGCCCACTTGGTCAAGGTGTGGTCGATGGCAACAAGATTGTTTGCCCCTGGCATGGATGGATGTTCGACGTGAATACCGGGGCTTCTGCTCACAATCCCAATGTGCGCGTCCAGACGTATCCGCTCAAGATCGAAGGCGACGATGTCCTGATCGGGCTGGACGATTAG